DNA from Lentibacillus amyloliquefaciens:
TCTCACCCGGCATTGCCACAATATGCGGCAACGTTAATCGGGGTTCCGTTCTAAATCCTTAGAAAGGAGGTGATCCAGCCGCACCTTCCGATACGGCTACCTTGTTACGACTTCACCCCAATCATTGGCCCCACCTTCGGCGGCTGGCTCCTGAAAAGGTTACCTCACCGACTTCGGGTGTTGCCAACTCTCGTGGTGTGACGGGCGGTGTGTACAAGGCCCGGGAACGTATTCACCGCGGCATGCTGATCCGCGATTACTAGCGATTCCGGCTTCATACAGGCGAGTTGCAGCCTGCAATCCGAACTGGGAATGGTTTTATGGGATTGGCTTGGCCTTGCGGCTTCGCGGCCCTTTGTTCCATCCATTGTAGCACGTGTGTAGCCCAGGTCATAAGGGGCATGATGATTTGACGTCATCCCCGCCTTCCTCCGGTTTGTCACCGGCAGTCACCTTAGAGTGCCCAACTGAATGCTGGCAACTAAGATCAAGGGTTGCGCTCGTTACGGGACTTAACCCAACATCTCACGACACGAGCTGACGACAACCATGCACCACCTGTCACTCTGTCCCCGAAGGGAACACGGTATCTCTACCGCCATCAGAGGATGTCAAGACCTGGTAAGGTTCTTCGCGTTGCTTCGAATTAAACCACATGCTCCACCGCTTGTGCGGGCCCCCGTCAATTCTTTTGAGTTTCAGCCTTGCGGCCGTACTCCCCAGGCGGAGTGCTTATTGCGTTAACTTCAGCACTAAGGGGTGGAAACCCCCTAACACCTAGCACTCATCGTTTACGGCATGGACTACCAGGGTATCTAATCCTGTTCGCTACCCATGCTTTCGCACCTCAGCGTCAGTTACAGACCAGAGAGTCGCCTTCGCCACTGGTGTTCCTCCACATCTCTACGCATTTCACCGCTACACGTGGAATTCCACTCTCCTCTTCTGCACTCAAGTCCTCCAGTTTCCAATGACCGCCCGCGGTTGAGCCGCGGGATTTCACATCAGACTTAAAAGACCGCCTGCGCGCGCTTTACGCCCAATAATTCCGGACAACGCTTGCCCCCTACGTATTACCGCGGCTGCTGGCACGTAGTTAGCCGGGGCTTTCTGGTCAGGTACCGTCAAGGTACTGCCCTCTTCGAACAGCACGTGTTCTTCCCTGACAACAGAGTTTTACGATCCGAAAACCTTCATCACTCACGCGGCGTTGCACCGTCAGACTTTCGTCCATTGCGGATGATTCCCTACTGCTGCCTCCCGTAGGAGTCTGGGCCGTGTCTCAGTCCCAGTGTGGCCGATCACCCTCTCAGGTCGGCTACGCATCGTCGCCTTGGTAAGCTTTTACCTTACCAACTAACTAATGCGCCGCGGGCCCATCTGTAAGCGGCAGCCAAAGGCCGCCCTTTCAGCTCCTGGCCATGCGGCCATGAGCGTTATCCGGTATTAGCTCGCGTTTCCACGAGTTATCCCCGTCTTACAGGCAGGTTGCCCACGTGTTACTCACCCGTCCGCCGCTCGTTCCACAAGCGCACGCCCCGAAGGGCGATTGCCTGCTTCCCGCGCTCGACTTGCATGTATTAGGCACGCCGCCAGCGTTCGTCCTGAGCCAAGATCAAACTCTCCAAAAAAGTTTGTCCGAAATTGACACCGATCAATCTCAGTCTTAGCTTACAAAAATTGATTCAAGGGGTAAAAGTTTGCATCAAATCAGCTCAGCTGATTCGCCAACTTCTCACCTCTGACATCGTTTGTCATACTGGTTGTTTTGTTCAGTTTTCAAAGATCAATTATCCCGTCGCTATCTTTAGCGACAAAATATATTCTATCGTGGCAGCAACAAAATGTCAATAACTTTTTTCTTCGTTTTTTCCTCAAAAATCGATATTGTTTTGCTGACAACAAAAATTAATATAGCATAATAAATCTATGAGTTCAATAGAAAATCAAAAAAATGATAAATCAAATTACGTGTGATGAAAAAGCATGCACCGATTCACTTATTACTAGTTGATATTATTTGAGACAGCATGCCCCGTAACAGATACGCCTCAACTCTTTTCAAGGAAGTTTTGCAATCTCCCTGCTGCACTTAAATACATTAAATCTCGCCGCCGGTACGTTTCGGCATATACTTCATGCATTCCTCTTTGCTGGCGACCCGGCGATATAAATGAAAGATTGTATGATAACGCTCCTTCATCGCACTCTTTACCATTTGATCAATCCGATGATCTTCCATATCCAGCAGCAATTCTTCTAACTCACGTTTTATCAGATACTCCATTTCTTTTTGTTCCTGCTCATTAATCATAAACCCAAGCATGTTAACACCGACTTCCTATACCTTCATATATATTTTTCCTTTATGAATGTAATTTTTTTATTAACTAAAGCTCAGACACACCAAAGAAGCTTGTACAACATTTAATATTCCCCGTCATATAGATATTTTATCCGCCTTTTAATCATTTTTTGTTGTGTCTTTATTCTTAGCGTCGTTATATTTATCACAGCAGTTGAAACAATTCATGAGCCCGGACATACAAAAAGCCGGCCCAAAACTGATGCCCCGCTGCCGGTTTAGCTCTTGGGGGTCAGAAGATGTCATATGTGTTTTGCCTGCTTCTCCAATAATAAGTACCATTAAATCACTGACATTAAACCTCTAATTTCAAAAAAGATTTATCCTTTTTTAGGAAAGTTGCTGCGCCTCAAGCCAAAACCGCCCCCATCACCATGCATGCATACTCTAAAAAACTTTTCTTATTAAGGCTTGTTCATATTAAAGTATTTTGGTCATAGACTAAATTAAGGAATGTTTGAGAGGAATGGTGCCATGGATCATTTTTATGTGATGCGATTTGACAAATGGAAACGTTATGCAGTTGTCGTCTTGTTGGCTTTATTTGCTGCGATATTAATTTGGTTTGAACGGGACGGGACCTTTTCGGTGTTATCAAACAATGAACCGCAGGCATTGGCAAAAGGAAATGCTGAGGAACCGAACATTGCATTAACCTTTAATATCAGCTGGGGTGAAGAAAAGGTTGATGAGATCTTGGACAAACTGGAAGAACATCAGGTGCAATCTACATTTTTTGTCAGCGGTGAATGGGCTGAACGTCATCCGAAAATATTGGAAGACATAACGGAACAGGGGCATGAGTTAGGTATGCTCGGCTACCGTTATGAAAGCTATCTTGACCAGGAATTGGACGAGGTACGCAGTGATTTAACCGAGGCAAAAGATGTGTTCAATAAGCTCGGCTATGAGGATATCGACCTCTTGCGTCCGCCGAGTGGGCAGTTTAACGAAGAAATCATTGAATTAGCCGAAGATCAAGGTTATACCGTCACCCATTGGAATGTTAATCCAAATGATTGGGAAAATCCCGGGACCGACAACATTACAAATACGGTGATGGAAGAGACATCGAACGGCGATATTATCCTGATGCATGCATCTGATTCGGTGAAACAAACGGCAGAAGCTTTACAAACGATATTGCCGGGGCTTAAAAATAAAGATTTAAACTTTGTGAGCATCTCTGAATTGATCAATCAGGCTCATGCCGAGTCCAAACTTGCTGACTGAACGACATAACTTTAAGCAGCCTTCAGGGCCTCATCCGGTTTTATACCGGGAGAGGCCCTGTCTTAGGCCTTTATGCTTTCTTTGTTGATGCGTTTTTGTCAGAGGGACGGGAATTCTCACTGTTTGTCAGTTTGTGCAGGATAAGCAGCTGATATGTGTTGCACGCTAATAGCGGTATAATCATCAGCCAGGCATAATCGAAACCGCTCGTCCGCAATCCCGGCACCCATTCAAGCGATGTCATGACAACCATAAAAAACAATGCAGGAATAAACGCCCGCTGATGCGTTTCGCGGGCTTTGATTTTTGCAACAATCCAGCCAAACCCGAGAATCCCGGCTGCCATTAAAATAAACCATAATATGGAAATCCCTTCAGTGCTAGTGTATGGAAAATAAACCAGATCAAACACGACAAATGCAATCAAAAGCACCTGCACCGTTGGCCAAAATGTCCGGAACAGGTTGAGACCAAACCGGTGGATAAACAAATAAGCGAAGAAGCCAGTCTGACTAACGGCACTAAATACCAATCCTAAGCCAATAAAGAAGATAATGACTGATATTAGTTCAAGTCCATTAAAAGGATTCAGATTTTCTGTATAGAATGCAGGTTTGACAAAAAAACTCGTTACCAATCCCGTGATTCCACCAATCAGTAACGTTTTAAAAAACAAACCCACCAGCTTTCGAGTGTTCACGTTATTTTCCTCCTAGATATATGTTACATTCCCCTACATATTTTAGCATGAACAAACGTGTTTTTCCTCTCATAAATACATAATTCCCTTTTCTTTAACGCATAATAAGCGTGACAGGAAGGAGGATCTGAACCATGTTTCGGATGACTTTTATTTCCCTTTTCCTAATATCCGCGCTATTCATCTCCGGCTGTAATGGCGGCCAAGGAGCCTCCGGGGATGAGGCGAATTATGATACAACGAAAAAAATGGTCGTGGACATACTTCAGACAGAAGATGGCAAAAAAGCCCTCCAGGAAATCATGACTGATAAAAAAATGAAAGAACAGCTTGTTATGGATTCTGACGCTGTTAAACAATCGGTTGAATCCACATTAAGTTCAGATAAAGGCAAGGAAATGTGGAAGAAATTATTCGAAGACCCGAAGTTCGTTAAGACATTTTCAGATTCAATGGCAGAGGAACGGAAAAAGCTGATGAAAGATCTGATGAAGGATTCTGAATACCAGCAGCAAATGATTGATTTGCTGAAGGATCCTCAGATGACGAATCAGATGGTAAAAGTTATGAAAAGCCAGGAATTCAATAAACATTTGGAAGAAACCATACAAAAAACGCTTGAAACACCGCTCTTCCAAGAAAAAATAAGCGAAATTCTGTTAAAAGCTGCCGAAGAACAATCACAAGGCGGCGGTTCCGGTGGTTCCGGCGGATCTGGAGGCTCTGGCGAAGGAGGCGGCTCCGGAGGCAGCGGTGGAGGCGGCGGTTCCGGCAGTAGCAGCGGCGGAAGCTCATAAAGCGAAACTTCAATCAGTGGGAGCCTTTGCCCACTGATTGTTAGTTGAGCAGAATCGGGCATTAATGCGGGATAAAATCCTTCGCTGTTGCACCACCGCCCCGCTCCTCCACGACATCAAAAAAGAGGTGACCTCCGAAAGTACGATAACTTTTGGGGACACCTCAATGTAAAATACGCTTTAAGACGTCTTGTGCTCATTTATCTAAATCCATACATTCCGCTGCTCGAAACTGCGCCGCCTCAAAATTATCAGTCCTTGTTATCCCCCTTTTTGAACAAGTACTTTAAGCCTCTTCCATTTTAGCAACAATTTTCGATGCCATTTTATGGTATTCTTTCCCAAGTGGATGATCTTCCTGATAAACGGAAGGTGCAAATTCATCCTCATCTTCATATGGCTGCTGCAGAGGCAGATGGGCCAGCACTTTTGTTTCCAGAGCGTCGGCAAGCTTCTGTCCGCCGCCTTTGCCGAATACATACTCTTTTTCGCCGGTTTTTTTACTTTCATAATAAGCCATGTTTTCAATGACACCAAGAATTTCATGTTCTGTTTTGATTGCCATCTGGCCTGCGCGTGCTGCGACAAATGCTGCTGATGGATGTGGTGTTGAGACGATCACTTCTTTTGCTGACGGGATTAATTCGTGGACGTCCATGGCAATGTCCCCTGTCCCCGGTGGCAAATCAAGCAGCAAGTAGTCCAAATCGCCCCATTCGACTTCTTTGAAAAAGCTGTTCAGCATTTTCCCGAGCATTGGACCTCTCCAGATAATCGGTGAGTTATCTTCAACGAAAAAGCCCATTGAAATGACTTGTATACCAAAGCGCTCGACAGGGATGATTTTTTCACCGCGTACTTGCGGTCTGTTTTCAATGCCCATCATATCCGGAACACTGAAACCATAAATGTCTGCATCGATAATTCCGACTTTTTTGCCTAAACGCATTAATGACATTGCCAGGTTCACGGTTACCGTTGATTTGCCGACACCGCCTTTTCCGCTGGCAATTGCAATGAAGTTAGGCTGTTTGCTGACACCGAGTAATGACTTTTCTTTTTCGGCTTCTGCTGAAGGCTGAAATTTCTGAATGACTTCATCAGGCAACTGTTCGAACCGAAGCCCGACAGTTGATACGCCGTTTTTCTTCAAAAGGGCAACAATTTCCTGCTGCAGGTCCATCTGTTCAGCTGTATTTGTTTTAGCGATGCCAACTTTAACACTGACATGCTTTTTATCTTCTTTAATACTGATGCTTTTGACGCCGTCTGTTTCCCCAAGTGTTTTATGTAAAAATGGATCGTTGACAGAGTTAAGCAATTCCTGAATTTCTTCTTTTGATAGCACGGTAAGTCACCATTCCTTTCCTAGCATATATACAACGTATCATCTTGAAAATTTGCATACAACGCTAGTATAACACAAATCACATAAATTCTAAGTGATAAGAATCATGGATGGTGCGTGCTTTTTTATTCGTCGGGCTCTTCTGTTGCATATCGGAGAATCCCCTCATATATACTTCCGGCCATTTTGCGCTGATATTCGTCATCTTTCAGTTGTTCCCGCTCCGGTTCATTTGATAAAAAGCCAATTTCCACCAAGGCTCCCGGCACTTCGGCATGTTTCAACAAGTAAACGTTATCGAGTGACAAAGACTCACGGGAGGTGTTTTTCAAATTACGGGTCACCTCGTCCTGAATCATCTCAGCCAGATGCTTGCTTTTTCCTTCTTTAGGGTGGTAAAACGTCTGAGCGCCGTGCCATTTTTCCGAGGACAAGGCATTTAAATGAAGCGTCACAAAAAAATCAGCTTCCTGATCATGAATAAATTGCAGCCGCTGGCGAATATCTTCGGCTTTCCGGCGTGAGAGGCCTTTGGTATCATCTGAAGCCAAATCTGTATCCTCCTCCCGCGTCAAATAGACAAGCGCACCTGACTGCTGCAAGTAATCACGCATTTTCCGGGCAACTGCCAGCGCAATGTCCTTTTCAAGTGTCTCGTCTTCTCCGACAGCCCCGCCGTCCGGACCGCCGTGACCCGGGTCGATGACGATCGTTTTGCCTGATAATGGCAATGACCACCTCTCCCATGTCGTGTCTGTCTGCTGGATCGGGTATTGGATAAGAAATGCCAAAATAACAAAACCCGCTGCCCAGAGCAATATTTTCCAAAATCGTCCCATACCCCTCGCCCCTTATTATTATGCTTTTTCTATTGTATGGGACGAGTTTGTCGTTTATGATAAGGTAAAGTGAAACTAACATTCAGTGAAACGGTTTTCTTCACTGAATGTTAGTTGAACAGAATCGGACATTTAAGAGAAGTTAGCCGCTGTTCTTCGGCGGTTTACTGACCTTTACATGCGGGAAAAAACAAGGTAATGTTAAAGTGAGACTTCATTCAGCGGAATTGATTTTATTTAGCAGCTTGCATATTCAACCGGAATGAAAGTAATATCGACCGAATCGCGCTAAGACATAGTTAACCGAGGTGGCAGAAGCAGTGAACTTAAGAGTTTCTGCAATACTCAAACAAAAGTGACGGTCAAGGAAACACATGGTGAATCCGTGATATTCTATAAGCAACAATATCTGCGAAAAGACAAATACAGTCAATTGGAAGGAGAATAATAAATGGATTGGGCAGGAATTGGCGTCATCGTAATTGGAATTGCATTGCTTGCAGTGGCGGGACTTTTGGTCAAGCCGCTCACTAAACTGACCGAAGTGCTGACAGGGGTGAAAGAAACGACGAACGCACTCCCGAATCAAATCGCGGATGTAATGGATCAAACTAAAACCGCACTGAATTCGGCAAATGGCACACTTAAACAGGTGAATGAGCAAGTTGATAAACTTAAACCTCTAACACAGCTCGCCTACAGCATTGGAATGGCACTGCAGAACCTTTTCAAAACACTTACAAAAATCAACGATGACATGCGGGCAAAAACCGATAATCCGACAATGCGTCGCTACAATCTTGAAAGTATTTACGGTGTGATGGCATTAGGTTATACGGTATACGAACGGCAAAAAGCGAATAAAAGTGAATAAATAAATAATCCCCTGATTTTTCAGGGGATTATTTATTGTCGTCTTTTTTCTTTGATTTTTTTCTATTCCAGCTGAAGTTTGCTAAAGGAGTCGTCATTTTTCTGGACATTTCGCCGACATCATTCACCATGTAAAACAGCGGACTGATTGTGCGCAATTTGTCGTTCACTTCCGAAATGGTGACATTTGTCTGATTAAGCAGCTGGCCGGTCTCCCGAAATATGTCGTCCAGTTGATCCGGCATTTGTTCGACTGTTTTCTCAACACCGCGGAGCACATTTGCCAGATTATTTAACGTCCAGGACAAGTAAACAGCAATGACTATAAAAGCAATTCCGATCAGCATGACACCGATACCTGTTAAACTCATATACAACCCTCATTTCCTGTAATTACGTGATTTAAATTTTATTTCATTTTCTTATAAAGCTTGTACGCCACATCGGCCCATTTGAATGTTTCAATCAGCTTATTGCGATTCTTCGGTGTCTGGTAAGGTGATGCCTTCTCCGTTTGTGCGTCCATATACAGTCCGCCTTCATTGACGGATACCCCAACATTTTCCAGCGTCATAACCATGCTATCCACAGCTTCCATCTTATCCTGCAGCTCATCAATCGTTTTGCCGGTCTCATTCACGGTTTTCCGCAGTTCCGGTGTGATATAGTGCAGTTTTTCCTCGACTTCTCCCAGCGTTTTGCCGAGGCTTTCCACCATAGTGGCTGTACGCTTCAATACGAGGGAAGCATAGACGGCTACAAGAGCAAATGCCAGCGCGCACATGAAAACTCCTATGTAGACAAAATCCATTTATTATGCCCCTCCTTTTTGACCCATCATTTCAAAATATGACAAAGTGCTGTAATATATAATATTATTTTCCCTGTTTAGCGCGATAATAATCCTACTATGAAATATCTTTTCCAGTCTACATTACCATATTTCCCAAAATCTTGCCATTCTATATCCCCCAGCTCCAGCGGGGTTATGAACGTGGCACCGTCACGGAATTGATCTTTATCTGAATCGGCAATCATTTCACCTGGTTCCGCTCCCTCAGTTACCTCAGTCAAATCATCCATTTCAATACCGGTTTCCACAGGCTGTTTAGCAAGGAGACCGCTGCTTGTCATTTTCCACAAATCCCCGTCGAAAAGATGGTCATCTCTTACTGCTGTTGCCTCAGAGGATTTATTGGTCGTAATCGTTAGATCGGCATGATAGCCGGGCAGCAAGTTTTCCTCAGCGGACTGTTCTGTCTCTTCTGATTCGGCAGCTGATTCCTCATTTTCCTGTGATGAGTCTGATTCCTGAATGTCCATGGAATTTTCTGTTCCGTCAGATTCAGCGGCCTCATCTGGTGATATCTGGTCTTCTGCAGCATCATTTTCAGGCGTTTCTTGTTGTTCTGTGTCTTCCGATTCACCTTCCAGACTGGTTGTGAACGGATAAATACTCAATCCGTTAACCGTGGTCGTCTCAGGGGTATCACTGACTTCATTTAAAGTTCCTTCGAGGACCGTGTCATTTTCCCTGACAGCCACTTCGACAGGCATTTCCGCTTCAACTTTCATCCGTTCGTTTTCCTTCAATTCACCCTCTGCCTGCAGTTCCAAACTCCGGATTGTGACAACCGGGTTATCCAGTGATTCGGTCACATCGGTCACCTCACCCTGATACGGGCTTTCGACGGTGACTGTTTCACCTGTCGTCTCCAATTCAGAGATTTGTGCCTGAACACTGTCAAGTTCGGCCTCCTTTTGTGCCAATTCATTTTCTTTTTCCGCCAAATATTGTTCTTTCATATAGTTGGCTTCAACCGATTGACTTGTCATATTCAATGTGCCGTTGTCGCCTTCAAGTTCCGTTTCCATGTCTGTTTGCGGTATAGGATAGGCCGAAATCGATGCAAGCGATTGTTCAATTGCCTGAATTTCGCCATTCAATTGCTGCTGCTTCGATTCCAGCTCGGTCATTGTTTCATAGTAATTGTCTGTCTTGTAAGTGAACAAGTCATCACCGGGGTTGACGTTCGCACCTTCTTCAACGAGAAATTCGTCAAAACTCCCCTGATTCTCGTCGAAATAGATATTATTTTCTTCAGCAGGAGACAGAACCCCGGCTGTTTCGACCGTTTCATACATATCTTTTATGACCGCAGAAGACCAGTCTTCAACATATGACAGCCGAGGAACTTTTTCGACATCATCCAAATAAACAAGCAAACTATTAATACCAATGAATAAAATAACAGCTGTTAATAAAAGTTTTCTGCGCTTCATCCAAACCACCCGCTTATCAAATGACTATCGAGAAAAGCTAAAGCCGAGACCCCGGCCCAGTCAAGAATATGTATGCCAATGACACTCACCCAGAGCCACACGCGATTGATATCTGACATAAACCCGACAAATTTCACCTGAAACCAGATAATCCATAACTGGAACAATGAAATGGCCCCAAAGAAAAAGATGACCCAGGAGAGATCGGTGAAATAAGATGTTATAATGCCAAATGCCCATGGCGACGCAAACCAGTCAAGCCCGGCATAAACGGCAAGGGGAATCCATAAAACCCGCTCAATCAGCATGACCAAGAAGACGATTTGCTGCATAACGAGCAATTTCTTATATGGGATCTCCGTAATGGCATAAAAAAACAATGATGGGATGAATAATATCAATAAAGCAAATGCGGCAGCAAACGTCATCCGCCCCAGCACGAACCACACTTTGCCCGCCTCATACTCAAACACACTCAGTGCCGCGGCTTCAGACGAAATGATATCTGAACCGATGCCAAGAATCGCCATCCAGGCATAAACACCCGCACTGGCGAGCACCAATAACGCGCAAAGTTTCCACAGATTTTTCAGCGTCTCTGCCCGTTTAAGTGTATATAAGTGGTCCTCAATCGGAAAGAAGAATTTTGCCAGATTTACACGATAAAGCATGAACGACATTCCTTTAGTCAGTATTTAGTTACATATGTATGCTCTCTATTTTAACGTACTCTGACAAAATATCATACTAAAATTTTATCATTTTTGACATTATAGGTGATAGTTCCCAGATGTTTAATAAAAATCAGGGAAAAAGGTTTGCCGGACCGGAATGATATTTTCCAGCTGTTTAATCTCTTCCGGTGGGCCATCAATAAGACCGGCATGATATAATTCCACCGGCCGCTTGTACCCGATCAGCATAGCTGTAAGCGGCTGAATCCGGCAGTAAACGCTATTTTTCAGTCCCGCATTTGAGCGAGTGTGTACAACATTTGAACCGAATCCGGTGTGCGTCAGCTGATAAACACCATTATTCTCCGGCAAAAATGAATCCTCGACATAGAGCGTTACCGGTTCTGTTAAGCCGTTCTTAAATGGATAGTCTTCCAGAAATCCTTTAACATCGACAATACGCGCCATGAAATATGGATTGATTTTCTGTTCAAATCTTGGTTCCTCGACAAGCAACGGAAGATTGTCATTTTCCGGAACAACCATTTCGACGGTTTCCGCCATTGAGTCATGGTTAGCAATAAATTGCATCAGCAGCTTTCGAGCATTAAGCGAGTTATAAACAAACTCGTGAACGAACACTTTCTCCTGTTTTACTTTATAAAGGAGGTATCCTTCAGCCTTGCCCTCTGAGCTGAAGGCAACTGCCTTGTGCCATTTCTCTTTTAACACACGCTGCTCCCACCATTTCTCATCACGTGTGAGCGTTCCGTTGAAGTTCCCGGCATATTCAGTATAAACGTCGTGTAAAAGCGCAGTATCGTCCTGTATGCGGTACACACTGCCCTCAGCTTTCCAATCCCCCTTTAACCTCTCCAGCGGGATTGTATAGACTTTTTCTGAAAATGCATGCTCCCAGCCGTACTTCCGGTAAAACGCAAATGAAAATGGGTGTAGAAAGGAAATGGTCTGGCCTTGCTTTTTCATTGATTGCAGTGCATGCTGCAGTAACTGCTTTACCGCTCCCTGACGCCGAAATTCAGGCCATGTTGCAACAGAACTGACACCGCCCATGTCAAAAGTTTTACCATTTATGTAACAAGTAAGCGGGATAAGGTGCAGTTTAGCCGCCAGCTGATTATCTTCCATCCATCCCCAGATGATGTGCCGTTCTGCTTCTTCTTTTTTCTGTTTCAATGCCTCTTCTGACAAATCATACTGAAAAGCAAATTGCGACAACGCAAAAATCTCATCAGCATTTTCTTTGAGGTTCAGCCGTTTAATATCGCCCATAATTGAAGGTTCTCCTTTCTCAGTCTGATTCCAGTATATATATAATACAACGCTTCTTCATCAAATGAAATGGATAGTGCCATACTGCGGCCATAAATTCACGGCAGAAATTCATACAATCCGCCTACCTTACTTGTCAATAGAAAAAGCTCCCCTCCCAGCAAGGGAAAGAGAGCTTTAAAAATAGATTTCTTAACGTTTTGAGAACTGTGGTGAACGGCGCGCGCTTTTAAGACCGTATTTCTTACGCTCAGTTGCACGGGAGTCACGCGTCAGGTAGCCTTCGCGCTTAAGCGTTGCACGATACTCAGGATCTGCTTCCAAGAGCGCGCGTGCAATACCGTGTCGAATTGCCCCTGCCTGTCCTGTGAAGCCTCCGCCATCTACATTAACAAGCACGTCATAAGTGCCTTCTGTTTCAGTCGCATTAAGCGGCTGATTCAGAATAATGCGTTGCGTTTCATATGGGAAATAGTCTTCTGCATCACGTTTGTTAATTACAACACGACCGGTCCCTGGAACAAGACGGACACGTGCAGTTGAACGTTTACGGCGTCCGGTGCCGTAGTATTGAACTTGTGCCAAATTGGTTTACCTCCTTTTATTATCCGCGAAGCTCGTATGCTTCCGGTTTTTGTGCTTGATGATTGTGCTCAGAACCTCTGTACACGTGCAACTTCTTGGCCATTTTTCGTCCTAATGGGCCTTTAGGAAGCATGCCGCGGACAGTTGTTTCCATCATTTTTTCCGGATGGCTGCGAAGCATTTCATTGGCTGAACGTGCTTTCAGACCACCTGGATGGTTTGAATGACGATAGTACATTTTGTCAGTCAATTTCTTGCCTGTCAGTTCTACTTTATCGGCGTTAATTACGATGACATGGTCACCGGTATCAGCGTGTGGTGTGTAAGTTGGTTTATGCTTTCCGCGAAGGACTGCAGCAACTTCACTTGCTAAACGGCCAAGACGTTTGCCTTGGGCATCCACAACAAACCATTTGCGTTCTATTGTTTGCTCATTTGCCATGAACGTTGTGCGCATGGTGTTTCCCTCCAATTACATTCATTTCGTTTCAGTAGTCGTTTTTTCATTTCGTATATTTCATCACAATTAGTTTCCGGGGCTAATCGTGGTTTAGAAATAAAATGCCACAAATCATCATATACCAGAAGCACATGAATGTCAAGCTTTGCGGGCGGTTTTTTAAATAAATAAAAGCTGTTCTCTAAGTTTCTAACGCAAAATTCATATAATGCGAAGTAACTTTAGGTATGAGTTGGTGCGTC
Protein-coding regions in this window:
- a CDS encoding GNAT family N-acetyltransferase; translation: MGDIKRLNLKENADEIFALSQFAFQYDLSEEALKQKKEEAERHIIWGWMEDNQLAAKLHLIPLTCYINGKTFDMGGVSSVATWPEFRRQGAVKQLLQHALQSMKKQGQTISFLHPFSFAFYRKYGWEHAFSEKVYTIPLERLKGDWKAEGSVYRIQDDTALLHDVYTEYAGNFNGTLTRDEKWWEQRVLKEKWHKAVAFSSEGKAEGYLLYKVKQEKVFVHEFVYNSLNARKLLMQFIANHDSMAETVEMVVPENDNLPLLVEEPRFEQKINPYFMARIVDVKGFLEDYPFKNGLTEPVTLYVEDSFLPENNGVYQLTHTGFGSNVVHTRSNAGLKNSVYCRIQPLTAMLIGYKRPVELYHAGLIDGPPEEIKQLENIIPVRQTFFPDFY
- a CDS encoding HlyD family efflux transporter periplasmic adaptor subunit, yielding MKRRKLLLTAVILFIGINSLLVYLDDVEKVPRLSYVEDWSSAVIKDMYETVETAGVLSPAEENNIYFDENQGSFDEFLVEEGANVNPGDDLFTYKTDNYYETMTELESKQQQLNGEIQAIEQSLASISAYPIPQTDMETELEGDNGTLNMTSQSVEANYMKEQYLAEKENELAQKEAELDSVQAQISELETTGETVTVESPYQGEVTDVTESLDNPVVTIRSLELQAEGELKENERMKVEAEMPVEVAVRENDTVLEGTLNEVSDTPETTTVNGLSIYPFTTSLEGESEDTEQQETPENDAAEDQISPDEAAESDGTENSMDIQESDSSQENEESAAESEETEQSAEENLLPGYHADLTITTNKSSEATAVRDDHLFDGDLWKMTSSGLLAKQPVETGIEMDDLTEVTEGAEPGEMIADSDKDQFRDGATFITPLELGDIEWQDFGKYGNVDWKRYFIVGLLSR
- the rplM gene encoding 50S ribosomal protein L13, with amino-acid sequence MRTTFMANEQTIERKWFVVDAQGKRLGRLASEVAAVLRGKHKPTYTPHADTGDHVIVINADKVELTGKKLTDKMYYRHSNHPGGLKARSANEMLRSHPEKMMETTVRGMLPKGPLGRKMAKKLHVYRGSEHNHQAQKPEAYELRG
- the rpsI gene encoding 30S ribosomal protein S9, which encodes MAQVQYYGTGRRKRSTARVRLVPGTGRVVINKRDAEDYFPYETQRIILNQPLNATETEGTYDVLVNVDGGGFTGQAGAIRHGIARALLEADPEYRATLKREGYLTRDSRATERKKYGLKSARRSPQFSKR